One stretch of Streptomyces sp. NBC_01142 DNA includes these proteins:
- the alaS gene encoding alanine--tRNA ligase, which yields MESAEIRRRWLSFFEERGHTVVPSASLIADDPTLLLVNAGMVPFKPYFLGEAKPPAPRATSVQKCVRTPDIEEVGKTTRHGTFFQMCGNFSFGDYFKEGAITYAWELLTSSVADGGFGLEPEKLWITVYLDDDEAEQIWREKVGVPAERIQRLGKKDNFWSMGVPGPCGPCSEINYDRGPEFGVEGGPAVNDERYVEIWNLVFMQYERGAGEGKEDFPILGDLPSKNIDTGLGLERLAMILQGVQNMYETDTLRVVMDQATELTGVRYGDKNDSDVSMRVVADHIRTSVMLIGDGVTPGNEGRGYVLRRIMRRAIRNMRLMGATGPVVAELVDVVIKTMGQQYPELITERKRIETVALAEEAAFLKALKGGTNILDTAVTETKATGGTVLAGDKAFLLHDTWGFPIDLTLEMAAEQGLSVDEDGFRRLMKEQRERAKADARAKKTGHADLSAYREVADNSGSTEFTGYTSTEGESTIVGLLVDGVPSPAATEGDEVEVVLDRTPFYAEGGGQLADQGRIRLDTGAVIQVRDVQQPVPGVSVHKGSVQVGEVTVGASAYAAIDITRRRAIARAHSATHLTHQALRDALGPTAAQAGSENSPGRFRFDFGSPNAVPGTVLTDVEQKINDVLARELDVQAEVMSIDEAKKQGAIAEFGEKYGERVRVVTIGDFSKELCGGTHVHNTAQLGLVKLLGESSIGSGVRRIEALVGVDAYNFLAKEHTVVAQLQELVKGRPEELPEKISGMLAKLKDAEKEIEKFRAEKVLQAAAGLASGAKDVRGVALVTGQVPDGTSADDLRRLVLDVRGRIQGDRPAVVALFTTANGRPLTVIATNEAARERGLKAGDLVRTAAKTLGGGGGGKPDVAQGGGQNPDAIGEAVAAVERAVAETA from the coding sequence ATGGAGTCGGCTGAAATCCGCCGCCGCTGGCTGAGCTTCTTCGAGGAGCGCGGTCACACCGTCGTCCCTTCGGCGTCGCTCATCGCGGACGACCCGACTCTGCTGCTGGTCAACGCGGGCATGGTCCCCTTCAAGCCGTACTTCCTCGGTGAGGCCAAGCCGCCCGCCCCGCGCGCCACCAGCGTGCAGAAGTGTGTCCGTACACCGGACATCGAAGAGGTCGGCAAGACCACCCGCCACGGCACGTTCTTCCAGATGTGCGGCAACTTCTCCTTCGGCGACTACTTCAAGGAAGGCGCCATCACATACGCCTGGGAGCTGCTCACCAGCTCCGTGGCGGACGGCGGCTTCGGCCTGGAGCCGGAGAAGCTCTGGATCACCGTCTACCTCGACGACGACGAGGCCGAGCAGATCTGGCGCGAGAAGGTCGGCGTACCGGCCGAGCGCATCCAGCGGCTGGGCAAGAAGGACAACTTCTGGTCCATGGGCGTCCCCGGACCCTGTGGCCCCTGCTCCGAGATCAACTACGACCGCGGCCCCGAGTTCGGCGTCGAGGGCGGTCCGGCCGTCAACGACGAGCGGTATGTGGAGATCTGGAACCTGGTCTTCATGCAGTACGAGCGGGGCGCCGGCGAGGGCAAGGAGGACTTCCCGATCCTCGGCGACCTGCCCTCGAAGAACATCGACACGGGTCTCGGCCTCGAGCGTCTCGCCATGATCCTGCAGGGCGTACAGAACATGTACGAGACCGACACCCTGCGCGTCGTCATGGACCAGGCCACCGAGCTCACCGGCGTCCGCTACGGCGACAAGAACGACTCGGACGTCTCCATGCGTGTGGTCGCCGACCACATCCGTACGTCCGTGATGCTCATCGGCGACGGAGTCACGCCCGGCAACGAAGGCCGCGGTTACGTCCTGCGCCGCATCATGCGCCGCGCCATCCGCAATATGCGGCTGATGGGCGCCACCGGACCGGTCGTCGCCGAGCTCGTCGACGTCGTGATCAAGACGATGGGGCAGCAGTACCCGGAGCTGATCACCGAACGCAAGCGGATCGAGACCGTGGCCCTCGCCGAGGAGGCCGCGTTCCTCAAGGCCCTCAAGGGCGGCACCAACATTCTCGACACCGCCGTGACGGAGACCAAGGCCACTGGTGGCACGGTCCTCGCCGGCGACAAGGCGTTCCTGCTCCACGACACCTGGGGCTTCCCCATCGACCTCACCCTGGAGATGGCCGCCGAGCAGGGGCTGTCCGTGGACGAGGACGGCTTCCGGCGTCTGATGAAGGAGCAGCGGGAGCGCGCCAAGGCCGACGCCAGGGCCAAGAAGACCGGCCACGCCGACCTCTCCGCCTACCGCGAGGTCGCCGACAACTCCGGCTCCACCGAGTTCACCGGCTACACCTCCACCGAGGGCGAGTCGACGATCGTCGGCCTGCTCGTCGACGGTGTGCCCTCGCCCGCCGCGACCGAGGGCGACGAGGTCGAGGTCGTCCTCGACCGCACTCCCTTCTACGCCGAGGGCGGCGGCCAGCTCGCCGACCAGGGCCGCATCAGGCTCGACACCGGCGCGGTCATCCAGGTCCGTGACGTCCAGCAGCCGGTCCCCGGCGTCAGCGTCCACAAGGGCTCGGTGCAGGTCGGCGAGGTGACGGTCGGCGCCTCCGCCTACGCCGCCATCGACATCACGCGCCGCCGCGCGATCGCCCGCGCCCACAGTGCCACGCACCTCACCCACCAGGCGCTGCGCGACGCTCTCGGCCCGACGGCCGCCCAGGCCGGCTCCGAGAACTCGCCCGGCCGCTTCCGCTTCGACTTCGGCTCGCCGAACGCCGTACCCGGCACGGTCCTCACCGACGTCGAACAGAAGATCAACGACGTGCTCGCCCGCGAGCTCGACGTCCAGGCCGAGGTCATGAGCATCGACGAGGCCAAGAAGCAGGGCGCCATCGCCGAGTTCGGCGAGAAGTACGGCGAGCGGGTCCGAGTCGTCACGATCGGCGACTTCTCCAAGGAGCTCTGTGGCGGTACGCACGTCCACAACACCGCCCAGCTGGGTCTGGTGAAGCTGCTCGGCGAGTCGTCGATCGGCTCCGGTGTGCGCCGTATCGAGGCCCTGGTGGGCGTCGACGCCTACAACTTCCTCGCCAAGGAGCACACGGTCGTCGCCCAGCTCCAGGAACTGGTCAAGGGCCGTCCCGAGGAGCTCCCCGAGAAGATCTCCGGCATGCTCGCCAAGCTGAAGGACGCCGAGAAGGAGATCGAGAAGTTCCGCGCGGAGAAGGTCCTCCAGGCCGCCGCCGGTCTCGCCTCGGGCGCCAAGGACGTGCGTGGCGTCGCTCTGGTCACCGGCCAGGTGCCGGACGGCACCTCCGCCGACGATCTGCGCAGGCTGGTTCTCGACGTGCGCGGCCGCATTCAGGGTGACCGCCCCGCGGTGGTGGCTCTCTTCACCACCGCCAACGGCCGGCCGCTCACCGTCATCGCCACCAACGAGGCCGCCCGCGAGCGCGGTCTCAAGGCCGGTGACCTGGTCCGTACCGCCGCCAAGACCCTCGGTGGCGGCGGTGGCGGCAAGCCGGACGTCGCCCAGGGCGGCGGCCAGAACCCGGATGCCATCGGCGAGGCCGTGGCCGCCGTCGAGCGTGCCGTCGCCGAGACGGCGTGA
- a CDS encoding DUF6167 family protein, with protein MFRRTFWFTAGAAAGVWATTKVNRKLKQLTPESLAAQAANKAIDAGHKLKDFALDVRAGMVQREAELGEVLGLEAPADPELPAQRRLAAVDRPQHPYNKNSQNSYNRNEDH; from the coding sequence ATGTTCCGCCGTACGTTCTGGTTCACCGCGGGCGCCGCAGCCGGCGTGTGGGCCACCACCAAGGTCAACCGCAAGCTCAAGCAGCTGACGCCCGAGAGTCTCGCCGCGCAGGCCGCGAACAAGGCGATCGACGCGGGCCACAAGCTCAAGGACTTCGCACTCGACGTCAGGGCCGGCATGGTCCAGCGCGAGGCCGAACTGGGCGAGGTGCTGGGCCTGGAGGCACCCGCCGACCCCGAACTGCCCGCGCAGCGACGCCTCGCGGCCGTCGACCGGCCGCAGCACCCGTACAACAAGAACTCGCAGAACTCGTACAACCGGAATGAGGACCACTGA
- a CDS encoding DUF948 domain-containing protein — MTGGEVAGILVAVFWAILVSFLAVVLVRLAQTLKATTKLVADVTEQAVPLMADASATVRSAQTQLDRVDAIASDVQEVTSNASALSSTVASTFGGPLVKVAAFGYGVRRAMSRKSDDMPAASSRRTVITGRTVPSARRKNRKG; from the coding sequence GTGACCGGTGGAGAGGTTGCCGGGATCCTGGTGGCCGTCTTCTGGGCGATCTTGGTCTCCTTCCTCGCCGTGGTGCTGGTGAGGCTGGCCCAGACGCTCAAGGCGACCACCAAACTCGTGGCGGACGTGACCGAGCAGGCCGTGCCGCTGATGGCCGACGCCTCCGCGACCGTGCGCTCCGCACAGACGCAGCTCGACCGGGTCGACGCCATCGCGTCGGACGTCCAGGAGGTCACCTCCAACGCCTCGGCGCTCTCTTCGACGGTCGCCTCGACCTTCGGCGGCCCGCTGGTCAAGGTCGCCGCCTTCGGCTACGGCGTACGCCGGGCCATGAGCCGCAAGAGCGACGACATGCCGGCCGCATCGTCCCGTCGTACGGTGATCACCGGCCGTACGGTGCCGTCCGCCCGGCGCAAGAACCGGAAGGGCTGA
- a CDS encoding regulator, with the protein MRHPHRSCSSSDDHPPVQGNLPAELNRFVGRAEELAELGRLLDDARLVTIAGAGGVGKSRFAAHGAAALQNRYLDGVWLVELSTLRDPGLLAHTVVEALSVTDHTSRPPGDVLLDHVAPRQLLLVLDGFEHLVDGCAGLVRDVLRRAPHAQILATGRRPLRVDGEHLVCLAPMTQEDAVLLFADRAVSALPHFRLTEDNHASVRELCRRLDGIPLALELAAGRLPALSLDQLLDRLDDRFRLLTGGSRSALPRHQTLRTAVGWSHELCTGQERLLWARLSVFVGQFDLEAVEYVCSGPDLPADTVLDVFGELLAQSVAFREETSVGVRYRMLDTVRAYGAEWLEALGDDERMRRRHRDWYMGLATWCELDWFSPRQAEVAACTESALPNLRGALEFCLEHPDDAHLGQYLAGTLWFYWAGCGRLAEGRHWLDRALAADAGHEESRLKALWVLGYVAILQGDDIAAAGALHECREGADRSGNLLAAAYAAHRLGCLALLSDDMPRAEELLRSALASYRDIGELNSNVLMGQVELAMTLVFQDRLDAAVALCEEVKEICEERGELWSRAYAMYVLAYAAWACGDHGRARELLTECITIDHRFNDLVGLVLAIELLALVTASEGDPAEAAVLQGAAAPVWAAVGLPLFGSGYFGAPRALCKQQAGEVLGAEDYQACVREGRELSLDAAVRRALAVREHPRPPEVRQGGVRPAVLTTRKPAGSPTGKGGEAAG; encoded by the coding sequence ATGCGGCACCCCCATCGCTCCTGCTCCTCCTCCGATGATCACCCTCCGGTTCAGGGCAATCTCCCGGCAGAACTGAACCGTTTCGTGGGCCGGGCGGAAGAACTGGCCGAGCTCGGCCGCCTCCTGGACGATGCCCGGCTGGTCACCATTGCCGGGGCCGGCGGTGTGGGGAAGTCCCGTTTCGCCGCCCATGGCGCCGCCGCGCTGCAGAATCGGTACCTCGACGGGGTGTGGCTGGTGGAGCTCTCGACTCTCCGCGATCCCGGACTGCTGGCCCACACCGTGGTCGAGGCGCTCTCGGTCACCGACCACACCAGCAGACCGCCGGGCGATGTGCTCCTCGACCACGTCGCCCCACGCCAACTTCTGCTCGTTCTGGACGGTTTCGAGCATCTGGTCGACGGCTGCGCCGGGCTCGTACGAGATGTGCTGCGCCGCGCTCCCCATGCCCAGATCCTCGCCACGGGCCGCAGACCCCTGCGGGTGGACGGCGAGCACCTCGTGTGTCTGGCTCCGATGACGCAGGAGGACGCCGTACTGCTCTTCGCCGACCGCGCCGTCTCCGCGCTGCCGCACTTCCGGCTGACCGAGGACAACCACGCCTCCGTGCGGGAGCTCTGCCGCCGGCTCGACGGTATCCCGCTCGCCCTCGAACTCGCCGCGGGACGGCTGCCCGCCCTCTCCCTCGATCAGCTTCTCGACCGACTCGACGACCGGTTCAGGCTGCTGACCGGCGGCAGCAGGAGTGCGCTGCCGCGCCACCAGACGCTCCGTACGGCGGTGGGCTGGAGTCATGAGCTGTGCACCGGGCAGGAGCGCCTGCTGTGGGCGCGGCTGTCGGTCTTCGTCGGCCAGTTCGATCTGGAGGCGGTGGAGTACGTCTGCAGCGGGCCCGACCTGCCCGCCGACACCGTGCTGGATGTGTTCGGTGAACTGCTTGCCCAGTCGGTCGCCTTCCGCGAGGAGACATCCGTGGGCGTGCGCTACCGCATGCTGGACACGGTCCGTGCGTACGGCGCCGAGTGGCTGGAGGCCCTCGGCGACGACGAGCGGATGCGCCGACGGCACCGCGACTGGTACATGGGCCTGGCCACCTGGTGCGAGCTCGACTGGTTCAGCCCGCGCCAGGCCGAGGTCGCGGCCTGTACGGAGAGCGCGCTGCCCAATCTGCGCGGGGCGCTGGAATTCTGCCTGGAGCATCCGGACGACGCGCATCTGGGCCAGTATCTGGCGGGGACGCTCTGGTTCTACTGGGCCGGATGCGGCCGGCTCGCCGAGGGCAGGCACTGGCTGGACCGGGCCCTGGCGGCGGACGCCGGGCACGAGGAGTCACGGCTCAAGGCGCTGTGGGTGCTCGGCTATGTGGCGATCCTGCAGGGCGACGACATCGCGGCGGCGGGCGCGCTGCACGAGTGCCGGGAGGGGGCGGACCGCAGCGGGAACCTGCTGGCCGCCGCGTACGCCGCCCATCGCCTGGGCTGCCTGGCACTGCTCTCCGACGACATGCCGCGCGCCGAGGAGCTGCTGCGCTCAGCCCTCGCCTCGTACCGGGACATCGGCGAGCTGAACAGCAATGTACTGATGGGCCAGGTCGAGCTCGCCATGACCCTGGTCTTTCAGGACCGGCTGGACGCGGCGGTCGCGCTGTGCGAGGAGGTCAAGGAGATCTGCGAGGAGCGCGGTGAGCTGTGGAGCCGCGCCTACGCGATGTATGTGCTGGCATACGCGGCCTGGGCCTGCGGCGATCACGGCCGGGCGCGGGAGCTGCTCACCGAGTGCATCACCATCGACCACCGGTTCAACGACCTCGTGGGGCTGGTGCTCGCGATCGAGCTGCTGGCCCTGGTGACGGCGAGCGAGGGTGATCCGGCGGAGGCCGCGGTGCTGCAGGGGGCAGCGGCTCCGGTGTGGGCCGCGGTCGGTCTGCCTCTGTTCGGCTCCGGCTACTTCGGTGCGCCGCGCGCCCTGTGCAAGCAGCAGGCGGGCGAGGTGCTGGGTGCCGAGGACTATCAGGCCTGCGTACGGGAAGGGCGGGAGCTCTCCCTGGACGCGGCGGTGCGGCGTGCCCTCGCCGTGCGGGAGCACCCGCGTCCGCCCGAGGTCCGGCAGGGCGGCGTCCGTCCGGCGGTCCTGACAACGCGGAAGCCCGCCGGCTCCCCCACCGGTAAGGGCGGGGAAGCGGCGGGCTGA
- the rpsD gene encoding 30S ribosomal protein S4 has translation MPNQSRPKVKKSRALGIALTPKAVKYFEARPYPPGEHGRGRKQNSDYKVRLLEKQRLRAQYDISERQMARAYDRAKKAEGKTGDALVIELERRLDALVLRSGIARTIYQARQMVVHGHIEVNGGKVDKPSFRVRPDDVVMVRERSREKSLFQVAREGGFAADGETPRYLQVNLKALAFRLDRDPQRKEVPVICDEQLVVEYYAR, from the coding sequence GTGCCTAACCAGTCGCGTCCCAAGGTCAAGAAGTCCCGTGCGCTCGGTATCGCGCTGACGCCGAAGGCCGTCAAGTACTTCGAGGCTCGTCCGTACCCGCCGGGCGAGCACGGCCGTGGCCGCAAGCAGAACTCCGACTACAAGGTGCGTCTGCTCGAGAAGCAGCGTCTGCGCGCCCAGTACGACATCAGCGAGCGCCAGATGGCGCGCGCCTACGACCGCGCCAAGAAGGCCGAGGGCAAGACTGGCGACGCGCTGGTCATCGAGCTCGAGCGCCGCCTCGACGCCCTGGTCCTGCGTTCGGGCATCGCCCGCACCATCTACCAGGCCCGTCAGATGGTCGTCCACGGCCACATCGAGGTCAACGGTGGCAAGGTCGACAAGCCGTCGTTCCGCGTCCGTCCCGACGACGTCGTGATGGTCCGCGAGCGCAGCCGCGAGAAGTCGCTCTTCCAGGTCGCGCGTGAGGGTGGCTTCGCCGCCGACGGTGAGACCCCGCGCTACCTGCAGGTCAACCTGAAGGCCCTGGCGTTCCGCCTGGACCGTGACCCGCAGCGCAAGGAAGTTCCGGTCATCTGCGACGAGCAGCTGGTCGTCGAGTACTACGCCCGCTGA
- a CDS encoding DUF2470 domain-containing protein, with protein sequence MPSAAERTRTLVQSTCSAVLLVPGLDGARPEQLTPHARVVGPDGEVFLLYPADSPAVRAATHAQDDELAAVLEITDVAPVSVPHRIRGRAWVSGWLTAVPGLAEPGLMMLRLEVGEACVDDLWGAESVEPEDFARAFVDPLVSHEAELLQHLHSAHSDRVQGLCELLGERGDGPVDGAEAADGKGGKGQGQRAVPLALDRFGLRVRFVGERCFDARFDFPEPVRSVSELRRAMRTLFEAASH encoded by the coding sequence ATGCCGTCAGCAGCCGAGCGCACACGAACTCTCGTACAGAGTACATGCTCCGCGGTGCTGCTCGTTCCAGGGCTGGACGGCGCACGCCCCGAGCAGCTGACCCCGCACGCGCGGGTGGTGGGGCCCGACGGCGAGGTGTTCCTGCTCTATCCCGCGGATTCACCGGCCGTACGCGCCGCAACACACGCTCAGGACGACGAGCTGGCGGCTGTGCTGGAGATCACCGACGTCGCGCCCGTCTCGGTGCCCCATCGTATCCGCGGCCGCGCATGGGTCTCCGGCTGGCTCACCGCCGTACCCGGTCTGGCGGAGCCCGGCCTCATGATGCTGCGCCTCGAGGTCGGGGAGGCGTGCGTCGACGACCTCTGGGGTGCGGAGAGCGTCGAACCGGAGGACTTCGCGAGGGCCTTTGTCGATCCCCTTGTCTCGCACGAGGCCGAGCTGCTCCAGCATCTGCACTCCGCACACAGCGACCGGGTGCAGGGACTGTGCGAGCTGCTCGGCGAGCGCGGGGACGGGCCCGTGGACGGGGCGGAAGCGGCGGACGGAAAGGGCGGGAAGGGACAGGGACAGCGGGCGGTGCCCCTCGCGCTGGACCGGTTCGGCCTTCGGGTGCGGTTCGTCGGGGAGAGGTGCTTCGACGCACGCTTCGACTTCCCCGAGCCGGTGCGCAGTGTCAGCGAGCTGCGCCGGGCCATGCGCACGCTCTTCGAGGCCGCCTCGCACTGA
- a CDS encoding replication-associated recombination protein A codes for MEPDLFTAAAEERQEKDPSSSPLAVRMRPRTLDEVVGQQHLLKPGSPLRRLVGEGGGGPAGPSSVILWGPPGIGKTTLAYVVSKATNKRFVELSAITAGVKEVRAVIDGARRAAGGFGKETVLFLDEIHRFSKAQQDSLLPAVENRWVTLIAATTENPYFSIISPLLSRSLLLTLESLTDEDLSGLLQRALIEQRGLGGAVALPEDSEAHLLRIAGGDARRALTALEAAAGAAIDKSEEEITLQTLEETVDRAAVKYDRDGDQHYDVASALIKSIRGSDVDAALHYLARMIEAGEDPRFIARRLMISASEDIGLADPTALPTAVAAAQAVAMIGFPEAALTLSHATIALALAPKSNAATTAIGAALADVRKGLAGSVPPHLRDGHYKGAAKLGHAQGYVYPHDVAGGIAAQQYAPDEVHGRHYYEPTRYGAEARYADVVEKVRERLRGEGTSTTSGA; via the coding sequence GTGGAGCCCGACCTCTTTACCGCCGCAGCGGAAGAACGCCAGGAGAAGGACCCGTCCAGCAGCCCCCTGGCCGTCCGGATGCGCCCGCGCACCCTCGACGAAGTCGTCGGACAGCAGCATCTGCTCAAGCCGGGCTCGCCGCTGCGCCGGCTCGTGGGTGAGGGCGGCGGTGGCCCCGCCGGACCCTCCTCGGTCATCCTCTGGGGCCCGCCCGGCATCGGCAAGACGACCCTGGCGTATGTCGTCTCCAAGGCGACCAACAAACGCTTCGTGGAGCTCTCCGCGATCACCGCGGGCGTCAAGGAGGTCCGGGCGGTCATCGACGGCGCCCGCCGTGCCGCCGGCGGTTTCGGCAAGGAGACCGTCCTCTTCCTCGACGAGATCCACCGCTTCTCCAAGGCACAGCAGGACTCCCTCCTCCCGGCCGTGGAGAACCGCTGGGTCACTCTGATCGCTGCCACCACCGAGAATCCGTACTTCTCGATCATCTCCCCGCTGCTCTCCCGCTCCCTGCTGCTCACGCTGGAGTCGCTCACCGACGAGGATCTGAGCGGACTGCTCCAGCGGGCACTCATCGAGCAGCGCGGTCTGGGCGGCGCGGTCGCCCTCCCCGAGGACTCCGAGGCGCATCTGCTGCGGATCGCGGGCGGCGACGCCCGCCGGGCGCTGACCGCGCTCGAGGCCGCCGCCGGTGCGGCGATCGACAAGAGCGAGGAAGAGATCACCCTCCAGACCCTGGAGGAGACGGTCGACCGCGCCGCGGTGAAGTACGACCGCGACGGCGACCAGCACTACGACGTGGCGAGCGCGCTCATCAAGTCCATCCGCGGCTCCGACGTGGACGCGGCGCTGCACTATCTGGCCCGCATGATCGAGGCGGGGGAGGACCCGCGGTTCATCGCCCGCCGGCTGATGATCTCGGCGAGTGAGGACATCGGCCTGGCCGACCCGACGGCTCTGCCGACCGCGGTAGCCGCCGCCCAGGCCGTGGCCATGATCGGTTTCCCCGAGGCGGCCCTGACTCTCAGCCACGCCACCATCGCGCTGGCGCTGGCCCCCAAGTCGAACGCCGCCACCACGGCGATCGGCGCCGCGCTCGCGGATGTACGAAAGGGGCTGGCGGGTTCGGTCCCGCCCCATCTGCGGGACGGCCACTACAAGGGCGCGGCGAAGCTCGGCCACGCCCAGGGGTATGTGTACCCCCACGATGTCGCGGGCGGTATCGCCGCCCAGCAGTACGCCCCCGACGAGGTGCACGGCCGGCATTACTACGAACCGACGCGGTACGGCGCGGAAGCACGGTACGCCGATGTGGTCGAGAAAGTGCGCGAGCGGCTGCGGGGCGAAGGCACATCCACCACGTCCGGCGCCTGA
- a CDS encoding vitamin K epoxide reductase family protein, giving the protein MTTAAVDDVSSGRKGDGSQGTVGAGRAFAWLLVVTGAAGLVAAWVITIDKIKLAEDPTFKPGCSLNPIVSCGNIMTSDQASAFGFPNPMLGLVTYAMVIAIGVGVLAGARYRRWFWLGLNAGTLFGVGFCTWLQYQSLYNINSLCLWCCLAWVATIVMFCYVTLHNIKHRIIKVPEGLRNGLLEFHWVPSVLWIGIIGMLILTRWWDFWTGTA; this is encoded by the coding sequence ATGACGACTGCAGCGGTTGACGACGTGTCCTCGGGCCGGAAGGGGGACGGCTCCCAGGGCACGGTCGGTGCCGGCCGGGCCTTCGCGTGGTTGCTGGTGGTCACGGGCGCGGCGGGTCTGGTGGCCGCGTGGGTCATCACGATCGACAAGATCAAGCTGGCGGAGGACCCGACGTTCAAGCCGGGGTGCAGCCTGAACCCCATTGTGTCGTGCGGCAACATCATGACCAGCGATCAGGCGTCGGCGTTCGGGTTCCCGAACCCGATGCTGGGTCTGGTGACGTACGCGATGGTGATCGCCATCGGTGTCGGTGTTCTCGCGGGTGCCCGCTACCGCCGCTGGTTCTGGCTCGGTCTCAACGCCGGCACCCTCTTCGGTGTCGGCTTCTGCACCTGGCTCCAGTACCAGTCGCTCTACAACATCAACTCTCTGTGCCTGTGGTGCTGTCTGGCCTGGGTCGCCACGATCGTGATGTTCTGCTACGTCACCCTGCACAACATCAAGCACCGGATCATCAAGGTCCCCGAGGGCCTGCGCAACGGACTGCTGGAGTTCCACTGGGTGCCCTCGGTGCTGTGGATCGGCATAATCGGGATGCTGATCCTGACCCGCTGGTGGGACTTCTGGACCGGGACGGCCTGA
- the hisS gene encoding histidine--tRNA ligase codes for MSTFQAPKGTYDLLPPKSAKFLAVREAIAAPLKNSGYSYIETPGFENVELFSRGVGESTDIVSKEMYVFETRGGTKLALRPEGTASVLRAALEANLHKAGNLPVKLWYAGSYYRYERPQAGRYRHFSQVGAEAIGAEDPALDAEMIILADQAYRSLGLREFRILLNSLGDKECRPVYRDALQGFLRGLELDEETRRRIDINPLRVLDDKRAEVQKQLVGAPMLRDYLCDACKAYHEEVRELLTGAGVAFEDDEKLVRGLDYYTRTTFEFVHDGLGSQSAVGGGGRYDGLSEMIGGPALPSVGWALGVDRTVLALEAEGIELDLPSTTSVYAVPLGEEARRVLFGVVTELRKAGVAADFSYGGKGLKGAMKNANRSGARYTIVAGERDLAEGLVQLKDMESGEQTAIALAEVVAAVAARLA; via the coding sequence GTGAGCACTTTTCAGGCCCCCAAGGGCACGTACGACCTGCTTCCGCCGAAGTCCGCGAAGTTCCTCGCGGTGCGCGAGGCGATCGCGGCGCCGCTGAAGAACTCCGGCTACAGCTACATCGAGACGCCCGGCTTCGAGAACGTCGAACTGTTCTCGCGCGGCGTCGGCGAGTCCACCGACATCGTCTCCAAGGAGATGTACGTCTTCGAGACCAGGGGCGGCACCAAGCTGGCGCTGCGTCCCGAGGGCACCGCGTCCGTGCTGCGTGCCGCCCTGGAGGCCAATCTCCACAAGGCAGGCAACCTGCCCGTCAAGCTCTGGTACGCGGGCTCGTACTACCGTTACGAAAGGCCCCAGGCGGGCCGCTACAGGCACTTCTCGCAGGTCGGCGCGGAGGCGATCGGCGCCGAGGACCCGGCCCTCGACGCCGAGATGATCATCCTGGCCGACCAGGCGTACCGCTCGCTCGGCCTGCGTGAGTTCCGCATCCTGCTGAACTCGCTGGGCGACAAGGAGTGCCGTCCCGTCTACCGCGACGCGCTCCAGGGCTTCCTGCGCGGGCTCGAGCTGGACGAGGAGACCCGCCGCCGCATCGACATCAACCCGCTGCGCGTCCTCGACGACAAGCGGGCCGAGGTGCAGAAGCAGCTGGTCGGCGCGCCGATGCTGCGTGACTACCTGTGCGACGCGTGCAAGGCGTACCACGAGGAGGTGCGCGAGCTGCTGACCGGGGCGGGCGTTGCCTTCGAGGACGACGAGAAGCTGGTACGCGGCCTCGACTACTACACCCGCACGACCTTCGAGTTCGTCCACGACGGTCTGGGCTCCCAGTCCGCGGTGGGCGGCGGCGGCCGCTACGACGGCCTCTCCGAGATGATCGGCGGCCCGGCGCTCCCGTCCGTCGGCTGGGCGCTCGGCGTGGACCGTACGGTCCTGGCGCTGGAGGCCGAGGGCATCGAGCTCGACCTGCCCTCCACCACCAGCGTGTACGCGGTGCCGCTGGGCGAGGAGGCGCGGCGTGTGCTGTTCGGCGTCGTCACCGAGTTGCGCAAGGCCGGCGTCGCGGCGGACTTCAGCTACGGCGGCAAGGGCCTCAAGGGCGCGATGAAGAACGCCAACCGGAGTGGCGCGCGGTACACGATCGTGGCCGGCGAGCGTGACCTCGCCGAGGGATTGGTCCAGCTCAAGGACATGGAGTCCGGCGAGCAGACCGCGATCGCGCTGGCCGAGGTGGTCGCGGCAGTCGCCGCCCGCCTGGCCTGA